The following are encoded in a window of Brachyhypopomus gauderio isolate BG-103 chromosome 18, BGAUD_0.2, whole genome shotgun sequence genomic DNA:
- the LOC143482066 gene encoding actin-binding protein WASF3, with translation MPLVKRSIEPKHLCRGALPEGVTSELECVTNSTLAAIIKQLGGLSRHAEDIFGELFNEANSFYKRMSSLQEKVDLLAVKVTQLDSTVEEVSLQDINMRKAFKSSTIQDQQVVSRNSILNSVMEMYQRCDKPPPLNILTPYRDDKKDGLKFYTDPSYFFNLWKEKMLQATENKRKEKRRQKQEQKHLEDPTREVKKVRKARNRRQEWNMMAYDKEFRPDTRLTPSPYHGVSSEGSLSPDRSGMSDEHSYPASPSHPQEAGGAGPDGKEAGPTQTQSLDRAYRPPASAASARQHSLGRVQQHHGAPPPDSSLNGPRPSAAKDYSNHQMPEHFIPPAPPPPPPLIPSAQTAFDSTSAPPALAPGTVAALSRSYSPSPPPAPPSAYTSSPSHPATGGPPVAPPPPPPGPPTHAPSPARVAAHPCGEATLPRKGQVPIIPMSDARSDLLAAIRRGIQLRKVQEQREQEAKKEPVGNDVATILSRRIAVEYSESDEDSEPEENEWSD, from the exons ATGCCGCTGGTGAAACGAAGCATCGAACCGAAGCACTTGTGCAGGGGGGCGCTACCAGAGGGCGTGACCAGCGAGCTGGAGTGTGTGACCAACAGCACACTGGCGGCCATTATCAAACAGCTGGGGGGGCTCA GTAGACATGCGGAGGACATCTTCGGGGAGCTCTTCAATGAAGCCAACAGCTTCTACAAGCGTATGAGCAGCTTGCAAGAGAAGGTGGACCTGTTGGCAGTGAAGGTTACACAGCTGGACTCCACCGTGGAGGAAG TGTCgctacaggacatcaacatgaGAAAGGCCTTCAAGAGCTCCACCATCCAGGACCAGCAGGTGGTCTCCAGGAACTCCATCCTGAACTCAGTCATGGAGATGTACCAGCGTTGTGACAAGCCACCTCCGCTCAACATCCTCACACCGTACAG GGATGACAAGAAAGATGGCCTGAAGTTTTACACAGACCCCTCTTACTTCTTCAACCTCTGGAAGGAGAAGATGCTGCAGGCCACAGAGAACAAGaggaaggagaagaggaggcaGAAG CAAGAGCAGAAACACCTGGAAGACCCGACCCGCGAGGTGAAGAAGGTGCGGAAGGCTCGTAACCGTCGGCAGGAGTGGAACATGATGGCATACGACAAGGAGTTCCGGCCCGACACTCGTCTCACGCCGTCCCCGTACCACGGCGTGTCCTCAGAAGGCTCCTTGTCCCCCGACAG GTCTGGCATGTCGGATGAGCACTCCTACCCTGCCAGCCCTAGCCACCCTCAGGAGGCCGGTGGAGCAGGGCCTGATGGGAAGGAGGCGGGCCCCACCCAAACCCAGTCTCTGGACCGCGCCTACCGGCCACCTGCCTCGGCTGCCTCTGCCCGGCAACACTCTCTGGGGCGTGTCCAGCAGCACCACGGAGCCCCGCCTCCAGACTCCTCCCTTAATGGCCCACGACCTTCAGCTGCCAAAGATTACAG TAACCATCAGATGCCAGAGCACTTCATCCCTCCTgcgcctcctccccctcccccactcatcCCCTCCGCCCAGACCGCCTTCGACAGCACCTCCGCACCCCCAGCCCTGGCGCCGGGCACCGTGGCGGCCCTCTCCCGCTCCtacagcccctcccctccccctgccccgccctccGCATACACCTCCTCCCCGTCCCATCCGGCCACGGGCGGCCCTCCGGTCgccccgcctcctcctcctccgggaCCACCCACCCACGCCCCGTCCCCGGCCAGGGTCGCCGCCCACCCGTGCGGAGAGGCCACGCTGCCCAGAAAGGGCCAGGTGCCGATTATCCCCATGAGCGACGCCCGCAGCGACCTGCTGGCAGCCATCCGCAGAG GTATCCAGCTGCGTAAGGTCcaggagcagagagagcaggaggcTAAGAAGGAGCCCGTGGGCAACGACGTGGCCACCATCTTGTCCCGCCGCATCGCCGTGGAGTACAGCGAGTCGGACGAGGACTCGGAACCCGAGGAGAACGAGTGGTCTGACTGA
- the gpr185a gene encoding G-protein coupled receptor 12 isoform X2, whose protein sequence is MSNSPQNSSSSLSAGQEGRNASPTPAWELRPVPVNPWDVVLCVTGTLVSCENAVVIALIIYTPTLRAPVFALIGSLALADLLAGLGLILNFVVAYVIDVGFVTLLSAGLLIAAFSASVLSVLAITVDRYLSLYNALTYHTEGTVTFTYVTLVLMWLISAALGSLPVLGWNCLGDEATCSVCRPVNKNNAAALAVSFLLVFALILQLYLQICKIAFRHAQQIAVQHQFMATSHASSTTKGVSTLSAILGTFALCWVPFAMYSLVADTRYPPVYTYVIALPAICNSIINPIIYAFRNPDIQRSLRLACCGCMPYSFTVRPRTPSDV, encoded by the coding sequence ATGAGTAACTCGCCCCAgaactcctcttcctcactttcGGCCGGGCAGGAGGGCAGGAACGCGTCCCCCACTCCGGCCTGGGAGCTGCGGCCGGTCCCGGTCAACCCGTGGGACGTGGTGCTGTGCGTCACAGGCACGCTGGTGTCGTGCGAGAACGCGGTGGTGATCGCCCTGATCATCTACACGCCCACTCTCCGCGCCCCCGTGTTCGCGCTCATCGGGAGCCTGGCGCTGGCCGACCTGCTGGCTGGCCTGGGCCTCATCCTCAACTTCGTGGTGGCGTACGTGATCGACGTGGGCTTCGTCACGCTGCTGTCGGCCGGGCTCCTCATCGCCGCCTTCTCCGCCTCGGTGCTCAGCGTGCTGGCCATCACGGTGGACCGCTACCTTTCGCTGTACAACGCACTGACCTACCACACGGAGGGCACGGTGACCTTCACCTACGTCACGCTGGTGCTGATGTGGCTAATCAGCGCCGCGTTGGGTTCGCTTCCCGTGCTGGGCTGGAACTGCCTGGGGGACGAGGCCACGTGCAGCGTGTGCCGGCCGGTGAACAAGAACAACGCGGCGGCGCTGGCCGTCTCCTTCCTCCTCGTCTTCGCGCTCATCCTGCAGCTGTACCTCCAGATCTGCAAGATCGCCTTCCGGCACGCGCAGCAGATCGCCGTGCAGCACCAGTTCATGGCTACCTCGCACGCGTCTTCCACCACCAAAGGGGTCTCCACGCTGTCCGCCATCCTGGGCACGTTTGCTCTCTGCTGGGTCCCCTTCGCCATGTACTCCCTGGTGGCGGACACCCGCTACCCGCCGGTCTACACTTACGTCATCGCGCTCCCGGCCATTTGCAACTCCATCATAAACCCCATCATATACGCCTTCAGGAACCCCGACATCCAGCGGTCGCTGAGGTTGGCCTGCTGCGGGTGCATGCCGTACAGTTTCACCGTGCGGCCCAGGACGCCCAGCGATGTGTGA
- the gpr185a gene encoding G-protein coupled receptor 12 isoform X1 — translation MCHLYVDVEGMLTRVCVMGYASVGVIHLHAAAMSNSPQNSSSSLSAGQEGRNASPTPAWELRPVPVNPWDVVLCVTGTLVSCENAVVIALIIYTPTLRAPVFALIGSLALADLLAGLGLILNFVVAYVIDVGFVTLLSAGLLIAAFSASVLSVLAITVDRYLSLYNALTYHTEGTVTFTYVTLVLMWLISAALGSLPVLGWNCLGDEATCSVCRPVNKNNAAALAVSFLLVFALILQLYLQICKIAFRHAQQIAVQHQFMATSHASSTTKGVSTLSAILGTFALCWVPFAMYSLVADTRYPPVYTYVIALPAICNSIINPIIYAFRNPDIQRSLRLACCGCMPYSFTVRPRTPSDV, via the exons ATGTGCCATTTATATGTCGACGTGGAGGGAATGTTAACGAGAGTTTGCGTTATGGGCTACGCCTCTGTTGGAG TGATTCATCTTCATGCTGCAGCAATGAGTAACTCGCCCCAgaactcctcttcctcactttcGGCCGGGCAGGAGGGCAGGAACGCGTCCCCCACTCCGGCCTGGGAGCTGCGGCCGGTCCCGGTCAACCCGTGGGACGTGGTGCTGTGCGTCACAGGCACGCTGGTGTCGTGCGAGAACGCGGTGGTGATCGCCCTGATCATCTACACGCCCACTCTCCGCGCCCCCGTGTTCGCGCTCATCGGGAGCCTGGCGCTGGCCGACCTGCTGGCTGGCCTGGGCCTCATCCTCAACTTCGTGGTGGCGTACGTGATCGACGTGGGCTTCGTCACGCTGCTGTCGGCCGGGCTCCTCATCGCCGCCTTCTCCGCCTCGGTGCTCAGCGTGCTGGCCATCACGGTGGACCGCTACCTTTCGCTGTACAACGCACTGACCTACCACACGGAGGGCACGGTGACCTTCACCTACGTCACGCTGGTGCTGATGTGGCTAATCAGCGCCGCGTTGGGTTCGCTTCCCGTGCTGGGCTGGAACTGCCTGGGGGACGAGGCCACGTGCAGCGTGTGCCGGCCGGTGAACAAGAACAACGCGGCGGCGCTGGCCGTCTCCTTCCTCCTCGTCTTCGCGCTCATCCTGCAGCTGTACCTCCAGATCTGCAAGATCGCCTTCCGGCACGCGCAGCAGATCGCCGTGCAGCACCAGTTCATGGCTACCTCGCACGCGTCTTCCACCACCAAAGGGGTCTCCACGCTGTCCGCCATCCTGGGCACGTTTGCTCTCTGCTGGGTCCCCTTCGCCATGTACTCCCTGGTGGCGGACACCCGCTACCCGCCGGTCTACACTTACGTCATCGCGCTCCCGGCCATTTGCAACTCCATCATAAACCCCATCATATACGCCTTCAGGAACCCCGACATCCAGCGGTCGCTGAGGTTGGCCTGCTGCGGGTGCATGCCGTACAGTTTCACCGTGCGGCCCAGGACGCCCAGCGATGTGTGA
- the LOC143482458 gene encoding NHS-like protein 2 produces the protein MEQSALFCPSQTWKGPNVSTFSPEWDDSLNSYLSAPDVIKPPPQFQDPEESHQSPQSGAAVIRRRDKERSGKGTTEKERRSRPSSAAEPHRRSLSLSTALGANPAVARRRCESYALSYPSSSSDDSGSDSTSARRGDRLPDAVPRSRPRSIVLKKAKKKPAPPTRTVSLHRLVSSKPERRTHSLYIPGDDQNVMLLPDLIPIHKAESGDTKQSALPVGAQAKVPVDHPFSSHRPLKELRSSEPCKNTPVSSAGTPVKEAAKVSCSSDCNISPSSSRSSPSQPSISSPSKPPGSASPSSGYSSQCETPTQPVSIITGSSPLGCRMRTKPSNAVAGQRGRNCRSRLSLQLPTAQSTIANPEPSLVQPKVNRRYSDASGPKQRLSNSMLIMPVVTQEDLNNVRLRSVSSTDLDGAAGPISGVIEEEIERDESFETAQLSPKSKPPVAPKPPVSKRLPGTAARSNLGTAPAVDYQELATGGQDCIYSSVNKIKPNVIFPSPSKAGTDHAHQQVQPYADCQSREQKMEGGRPQPSCGTGDSSIQTFRTATHSNPSKPQKKRQAPGPPVAKRPDMVHIPCDNTSALENVDKHDLSAPNYSKPRSSQKEYHVTVYGFIPGYARSGETEQPNIPEYEAYEEDQGPETGPLHYEGEEDEVFLNKNASHTTEDLFTIIHRSKRKLLGRKDSSEGKQGDFGSQTLGGVSKASSQNDNFMALLRRTRSAKAGSGGRISATEMLKSSKPSAPGPADLTNYKNYYMMQSHGP, from the exons ATGGAGCAGTCAGCCTTGTTTTGTCCATCCCAGACTTGGAAAGGCCCAAACGTTTCGACATTTTCTCCAGAGTGGGACGATTCCTTGAACTCGTACCTTTCGGCGCCTGACGTGATCAAGCCCCCACCGCAGTTCCAAGACCCAGAGGAGTCGCACCAGTCCCCTCAATCTGGCGCTGCCGTCATTAGAAGGAGGGATAAAGAACGATCCGGAAAAGGCACCACGGAGAAGGAACGCAGAAGCAGACCCTCCAGCGCCGCAGAACCCCACAGACGATCGCTGTCCCTTTCCACGGCCCTCGGCGCCAACCCGGCCGTAGCACGCCGACGGTGTGAAAGCTACGCCCTGTCGTACCCCAGCAGCAGCTCGGACGACAGCGGCAGTGACAGCACGTCCGCGAGAAGAGGTGATCGCCTTCCAGATGCGGTGCCCCGGTCCAGGCCGAGGAGCATCGTCCTGAAAAAGGCCAAGAAGAAACCGGCCCCACCTACACGTACCGTGTCGCTGCACAGGCTGGTGAGTTCGAAACCAGAACGTCGAACGCACAGTCTCTATATTCCCGGCGATGACCAGAATGTCATGCTCCTTCCAGACCTTATCCCCATACATAAGGCTGAATCTGGTGACACTAAGCAGTCCGCTCTTCCAGTCGGGGCGCAAGCGAAGGTACCAGTGGACCACCCTTTCTCCAGCCACAGGCCTCTCAAAGAGCTCAGGTCTAGTGAACCATGCAAGAATACTCCTGTCTCCTCTGCAGGAACCCCCGTGAAAGAAGCcgcaaaggtttcttgcagctCGGACTGCAACATCTCCCCATCTTCTTCCCGCTCCTCTCCATCTCagccctccatctcctctccttctaAGCCACCCGGCTCTGCCTCTCCGTCCAGCGGCTACTCGAGCCAGTGCGAGACTCCCACTCAGCCAGTATCGATCATAACAGGATCATCTCCACTGGGCTGTAGGATGCGCACTAAACCTTCCAACGCAGTTGCCGGACAACGGGGCAGAAACTGCAGGTCAAGATTATCTCTGCAGTTACCTACGGCGCAATCAACCATCGCCAATCCTGAACCCTCCCTGGTCCAGCCGAAAGTGAACCGCCGCTACTCGGACGCCTCCGGGCCCAAGCAGAGACTGAGCAACAGCATGCTGATAATGCCCGTAGTGACCCAGGAGGACCTGAACAACGTGCGCTTGCGCTCGGTCAGCAGCACGGACCTGGACGGTGCTGCAGGCCCAATCTCTGGGGTCATCGAGGAGGAGATCGAAAGGGACGAGAGCTTTGAGACCGCACAGCTGAGTCCAAAGTCGAAACCCCCTGTAGCGCCCAAGCCCCCTGTGTCCAAAAGACTCCCTGGTACGGCGGCAAGGTCCAATTTGGGCACGGCTCCTGCAGTGGATTATCAGGAACTGGCTACCGGCGGACAGGACTGCATTTATTCATCGGTTAATAAAATTAAGCCCAatgttatttttccatccccGTCTAAGGCCGGTACGGACCATGCACACCAACAGGTACAGCCGTACGCTGACTGTCAGTCTCGAGAGCAAAAGATGGAGGGCGGTCGGCCGCAGCCTTCATGCGGTACAGGGGACTCGAGTATACAAACCTTCAGAACTGCGACACATTCCAACCCAAGCAAACCACAGAAGAAGAGACAAGCACCTGGTCCTCCAGTGGCAAAGAGACCCGATATGGTCCACATTCCTTGTGATAACACGTCTGCACTGGAGAATGTGGATAAGCATGACCTGTCCGCTCCCAATTATTCCAAGCCCAGAAGCTCTCAGAAGGAATACCATGTCACGGTCTATGGGTTCATTCCTGGTTATGCACGTAGCGGTGAAACAGAACAACCAAACATACCTG AGTATGAAGCATATGAAGAAGACCAGGGGCCAGAGACTGGTCCTCTGCATTATGAAGGTGAAGAGGATGAGGTTTTTCTTAACAAAAATGCATCTCACACAACAGAGGACTTGTTCACCATTATTCACAG GTCTAAGAGGAAACTCTTAGGTCGTAAAGACTCATCTGAAGGCAAGCAAGGTGACTTTGGCTCCCAGACGCTCGGTGGTGTTTCCAAGGCTAGTTCACAGAACGACAACTTCATGGCTCTTCTGAGGAGGACAAGAAGTGCCAAGGCTGGCAGTGGGGGTCGAATCTCAGCCACGGAGATGCTGAAGAGCTCAAAGCCTTCCGCTCCTGGGCCTGCCGACCTGACAAATTACAAAAACTATTACATGATGCAGTCACACGGTCCTTAA